In Vibrio celticus, one genomic interval encodes:
- a CDS encoding Ig-like domain-containing protein, with protein sequence MDMTTLNLGGALALGQRIVISVDGTIKVLEDGQPLQAGDVILESLNTPNSPEVSAKRFSPEAGEVELDQDIADIFAALEEGQDPAELGEEFATAAGQNGSSLGTSGTIERDGEETIPVTEFVTTGFEALGMSRTQSLSLLDAFRSIEQSGSQGTDSETIGDTTAPDVPTLTLDTDSGSAADDFLTNDGSFTVGGTEEGATVEYLVDGNWTTTAPVPTEGDNTITVRQTDAAGNTSGSSELTFTLDTTAPDAPTLTLDTDSGSAADDFLTNDGSFTVGGTEEGATVEYLVDGNWTTTAPVPTEGDNTITVRQTDAAGNTSGSSELTFTLDTTAPDAPTLTLDTDSGSAADDFLTNDGSFTVGGTEEGATVEYLVDGNWTTTAPVPTEGDNTITVRQTDAAGNTSGSSELTFILDLTAPGEGGNDVNNSIVFDDDLVNEDEADSVTLSGQVEVGSTVNSITITDKDGTEHEVTSGITVNAETGVVERDRSRLVRACGWHLDGDHERDRQSGAAGDVTDTTIPRYDGPRAK encoded by the coding sequence ATGGACATGACAACATTGAATTTGGGTGGTGCATTAGCACTTGGCCAGCGCATTGTTATTTCGGTAGATGGTACAATTAAAGTCCTAGAAGACGGTCAGCCATTGCAAGCGGGGGATGTCATTCTTGAATCCCTAAACACCCCTAATAGTCCGGAAGTATCAGCGAAGCGTTTTTCACCCGAAGCTGGGGAGGTCGAACTTGACCAAGATATCGCTGATATTTTTGCTGCATTAGAAGAAGGTCAAGATCCTGCTGAACTCGGTGAAGAGTTTGCGACAGCTGCCGGTCAAAATGGCTCGAGTTTAGGAACTAGCGGAACGATTGAACGTGATGGCGAAGAAACTATTCCAGTTACCGAATTCGTAACCACAGGTTTTGAAGCGTTAGGTATGTCTCGTACTCAAAGCTTGAGTCTGCTAGACGCTTTCCGCTCGATTGAGCAATCTGGTAGCCAAGGCACAGACAGCGAGACCATCGGTGACACAACAGCTCCAGATGTGCCAACACTGACCCTGGATACAGACTCTGGCTCAGCGGCGGATGACTTCTTAACAAACGACGGCAGCTTCACAGTCGGCGGCACAGAAGAGGGTGCGACAGTCGAATACCTCGTTGACGGAAACTGGACGACAACCGCACCCGTGCCAACGGAAGGTGACAACACGATCACCGTTCGTCAAACCGACGCAGCGGGTAATACATCAGGCAGCAGCGAGCTGACGTTCACTCTAGACACAACAGCTCCAGATGCGCCAACACTGACACTTGATACGGACTCTGGCTCAGCGGCGGATGACTTCTTAACCAACGACGGCAGCTTCACAGTCGGCGGCACAGAAGAGGGTGCGACAGTCGAATACCTCGTTGACGGAAACTGGACGACAACCGCACCAGTACCAACGGAAGGTGACAACACGATCACCGTTCGTCAAACCGACGCAGCGGGTAATACCTCAGGCAGCAGCGAGCTGACGTTCACTCTAGACACAACAGCTCCAGATGCGCCAACACTGACACTTGATACGGACTCTGGCTCAGCGGCGGATGACTTCTTAACCAACGACGGCAGCTTCACAGTCGGCGGCACAGAAGAGGGTGCGACAGTCGAATACCTCGTTGACGGAAACTGGACGACAACCGCACCAGTACCAACGGAAGGTGACAACACGATCACCGTTCGTCAAACCGACGCAGCGGGTAATACATCAGGCAGCAGCGAGCTGACGTTCATTCTAGACCTAACGGCTCCAGGCGAAGGCGGCAATGACGTGAACAACAGCATCGTGTTCGACGATGACTTGGTGAACGAAGACGAAGCGGACAGCGTGACCTTAAGTGGTCAGGTTGAAGTGGGCAGCACGGTCAACAGCATCACCATTACCGACAAAGACGGTACAGAGCACGAAGTGACGTCGGGCATCACGGTGAACGCAGAGACAGGCGTTGTAGAGCGTGACAGGTCAAGACTTGTCAGAGCTTGCGGATGGCACCTTGACGGTGACCATGAACGTGACCGACAAAGCGGAGCAGCAGGCGATGTCACCGACACCACAATCCCTAGATACGACGGACCCAGAGCAAAATGA
- a CDS encoding TolC family outer membrane protein codes for MNRLQITTLGLAISISLPTTAQTLEQAVAFTLESNPEIKSAYNEYISKRYLNDASGGAYRPSIDLDGGIGYEHTDLVTNQDTTDLTRKEATITLTQLIWDGANTSNDIDRTAADAESVRYQLLSNAQDIALEVTKVYLDAVKAYEVLSLSENNLATHKAIYNDIRKRVESGIGSTADMSQVEARIAKAHGNLLAAQNNLFDTHTQFKRLVGQSPLGLTFPRADVGAIPYTVDGALAKAFNQHPVIKIAQADVDSAKFQYKQSKSTNYPTVSFEAAQTWRDDAGGTEGSSDEFSAMVRLRYNLYNGGSDQDRAESAAYQLNKAKDLRESTYRNVEESLRLSWSALDLTVQQKEFLSDHVDSASDTVISYEKQYRIGKRTLLDLLNTENELFEARKGYLDAKYDEQYAKYRVMNATGNLLIGLRVEIPEEWNEKVEY; via the coding sequence TTGAATAGGCTTCAAATAACAACATTGGGGTTAGCTATAAGTATTAGCTTACCGACAACAGCACAAACCTTAGAGCAAGCCGTTGCGTTTACTTTAGAAAGCAACCCTGAAATCAAAAGTGCTTATAACGAATATATCAGTAAGCGTTATCTTAACGACGCTTCTGGTGGTGCTTATCGACCAAGTATAGACTTAGATGGTGGGATTGGTTATGAACATACTGATCTTGTAACCAATCAAGACACCACCGACCTGACTAGAAAAGAAGCAACGATCACCTTGACCCAGTTAATATGGGATGGTGCTAATACATCCAATGATATCGACCGTACTGCCGCTGATGCAGAGTCTGTGCGCTATCAACTACTATCTAACGCGCAAGATATCGCTTTAGAAGTCACAAAGGTTTATCTTGACGCAGTGAAAGCCTACGAAGTGCTTTCCCTGTCTGAAAACAACCTAGCGACGCACAAAGCGATATATAACGACATTCGTAAGCGCGTGGAATCAGGTATTGGTTCAACCGCAGATATGTCACAAGTTGAAGCTCGTATTGCGAAAGCGCACGGGAATTTGCTAGCTGCTCAAAACAACCTTTTTGATACACACACACAGTTTAAAAGACTTGTTGGTCAATCTCCGTTAGGGTTAACCTTCCCCCGCGCAGATGTGGGCGCGATTCCTTATACCGTTGATGGTGCGTTAGCAAAAGCGTTTAACCAGCACCCAGTCATTAAGATTGCACAAGCCGATGTTGACTCAGCCAAATTCCAATACAAACAATCCAAAAGCACCAACTACCCGACTGTTTCTTTTGAAGCCGCTCAAACTTGGCGTGATGACGCCGGTGGTACAGAAGGCAGCAGCGATGAGTTTTCTGCCATGGTTCGTTTAAGATACAACCTTTACAACGGTGGTTCGGATCAAGACCGTGCAGAAAGTGCAGCTTACCAACTCAACAAAGCCAAAGACCTTCGCGAAAGCACTTATCGCAATGTTGAGGAGAGTCTGCGTCTTTCATGGAGCGCACTTGATTTAACGGTTCAGCAAAAAGAGTTCCTATCTGACCACGTAGATTCGGCATCAGACACGGTTATCTCGTATGAGAAACAATACCGCATAGGTAAGCGTACCCTTCTCGATTTACTGAACACTGAGAATGAATTATTCGAAGCTCGTAAAGGCTATTTAGACGCTAAGTATGACGAGCAATACGCAAAATATCGCGTAATGAACGCAACTGGTAACCTACTCATCGGTTTACGAGTTGAGATCCCAGAAGAATGGAATGAAAAGGTGGAATATTAA
- a CDS encoding OmpA family protein yields the protein MKLTNTVLSLCFMVVSANALAENNVDEFEYRALPPVTQIYDLQDDDNDGVINARDLCVDTQIGAEIDNDGCGSYFESSEKKELHILFANNSTEINPVFLGQIRQMAAFLKRYEGTSIELQGYASKVGNAAHNLKLSKERASHVRRALISNGIQPSRVNIVGHGDSEFSSDDTQINHALHRKVVASVVGFKGNIKEEWHIFTKIKK from the coding sequence ATGAAGCTTACCAACACAGTATTATCGCTTTGCTTCATGGTTGTATCTGCCAATGCTTTAGCTGAAAACAACGTGGACGAATTTGAATATCGCGCTCTTCCGCCTGTTACTCAAATTTACGACCTTCAAGATGATGACAATGACGGTGTAATCAACGCGCGAGATCTGTGTGTCGATACTCAGATTGGTGCAGAAATAGATAACGACGGTTGTGGTTCATATTTCGAATCTTCAGAAAAGAAAGAACTCCACATACTCTTTGCTAATAACTCTACGGAGATCAACCCGGTTTTCTTAGGGCAGATACGCCAAATGGCTGCGTTTTTGAAGCGTTACGAGGGTACATCGATTGAGTTGCAAGGTTATGCCAGCAAAGTAGGTAACGCAGCACACAACCTAAAGCTTTCGAAAGAACGAGCATCGCATGTAAGACGTGCACTAATCAGCAACGGTATTCAGCCATCTAGAGTCAACATCGTCGGTCATGGTGATTCTGAATTCAGCAGCGATGACACTCAAATCAATCACGCACTGCATCGAAAAGTTGTTGCTTCCGTTGTTGGATTTAAGGGTAATATCAAAGAAGAATGGCACATCTTCACCAAAATTAAAAAGTAG
- a CDS encoding DUF2750 domain-containing protein — MSKLTADTQANLELFVSETQETKLVWGLRNEEGWLACDSSEFENSEVMPFWSSKEDAQTHNVEEWADFEVLEIPLDIFVEDWLLTLAEDGVLVGTNWNATLEGKELEPSDLAKLYI, encoded by the coding sequence ATGAGCAAACTAACAGCTGATACTCAAGCAAATCTAGAACTTTTCGTTTCTGAAACACAAGAAACTAAACTGGTATGGGGCCTTCGCAACGAAGAAGGTTGGCTAGCATGTGACTCAAGTGAATTCGAAAACAGCGAAGTGATGCCATTCTGGTCTTCAAAAGAAGATGCTCAAACTCACAACGTTGAAGAGTGGGCTGACTTCGAAGTATTAGAAATTCCACTAGATATCTTTGTAGAAGATTGGTTACTGACTCTTGCTGAAGACGGCGTTCTTGTTGGTACTAACTGGAATGCAACATTAGAAGGCAAAGAGCTTGAGCCTTCTGACCTAGCGAAATTATACATCTAA
- a CDS encoding diguanylate cyclase: protein MNHFVFVTFLLFISFCSYSQVSTSDRDHNSPVYTSNLSTTPNADWNALYLSTLNHSPERALNMLQTRYIGSTVYGDKLYLASLLYQYMSHRDQPFYGIASNDSDYQAMETAFISALMKDGKGQYEQAQQGFLTLLARMQSRGDLTGKALLKYQLCRSLNEQAKYHQANYYCSALESDLHDIADPVLPKFGTYRVIANNHHFRSDYQAALDTYLSLINVFPQGHDISGVYNDVGNLLKELKQYEKSAEYLEQALILRVNASDLMKAQVHHSLADLYLNQEQSELAIHHFQTARTLLSSTSHSYGIALTSLGLGKAYTQTKNYDMARTYLIESLSASSELSNDVIRINTYLAISDMFEEQKLPTEALNYAQQALEIAEQVTRHKYIAQSLLQLSDIHQSLGDYQQAFYFYQRYSSIQMEARDIDNRLALEALGLTHAKYEQELESSFLTHQTKLDRVQIEKMEHQRWMYNIVIVLLLCAASFTVLINKTVRAKAAIDGLTKAYSRTEIIRRIKRVKRCKGSDKQHVLVLLDLDKFKKINDQHGHPTGDRALVHISDQIRKHLVNGELFGRLGGEEFVIMLTDTQPAEVRERVEELHYAISSTVFLSESKKSLNVTASFAYLATSNALSDFDDLYSVLDQALYQAKSNGRNCIIDAYNEPIDLPEIIYSQPVCEPTQP from the coding sequence GTGAATCACTTCGTTTTTGTTACCTTTCTACTATTCATTAGCTTTTGTTCTTATAGCCAAGTATCAACGTCAGATCGTGACCACAATTCACCAGTCTATACCTCCAATTTAAGCACTACTCCAAATGCTGATTGGAACGCGCTTTATCTCTCTACTTTAAACCACTCTCCTGAGCGCGCATTAAACATGCTGCAAACACGCTATATCGGGTCAACGGTTTATGGAGATAAGCTTTACCTTGCATCTCTTCTGTATCAATACATGAGCCACCGAGATCAGCCGTTCTACGGAATCGCTTCAAACGACAGCGACTACCAAGCGATGGAAACAGCGTTTATTTCTGCTCTGATGAAAGACGGCAAAGGCCAATATGAACAAGCACAGCAAGGCTTTCTAACACTCTTGGCGAGAATGCAATCTCGCGGTGATTTAACTGGTAAAGCCTTACTAAAGTACCAGCTATGCCGCTCGCTTAACGAGCAAGCTAAATACCATCAAGCGAACTATTACTGCTCTGCCCTTGAGTCAGATTTACATGACATCGCTGACCCTGTATTACCAAAATTCGGGACTTATCGAGTCATCGCGAACAATCATCATTTCCGCAGTGACTATCAAGCTGCACTAGACACCTACCTATCACTAATAAACGTGTTTCCACAAGGGCATGATATTTCAGGGGTTTACAACGATGTGGGTAACTTGCTCAAAGAATTAAAACAATATGAAAAATCGGCGGAGTATCTAGAGCAAGCTCTCATTCTCAGAGTAAACGCTTCAGATTTAATGAAAGCACAAGTGCATCACAGCCTTGCGGACCTCTACCTTAACCAAGAGCAAAGTGAACTAGCAATTCACCACTTTCAGACAGCAAGAACACTGCTGAGCTCAACGTCGCATAGCTACGGTATTGCACTCACAAGTCTTGGCTTAGGAAAAGCGTACACTCAAACGAAAAATTATGATATGGCGAGAACCTACCTAATTGAGTCTCTTTCAGCTTCGAGCGAACTGAGCAATGATGTCATTCGCATCAATACTTACTTGGCGATCAGCGATATGTTCGAGGAACAGAAACTGCCAACTGAAGCGCTCAACTATGCTCAACAAGCACTAGAAATAGCAGAACAAGTCACAAGGCATAAATACATCGCGCAGTCACTTCTGCAGCTTTCTGATATTCATCAATCACTCGGCGATTACCAACAAGCTTTCTATTTCTACCAGCGATACTCGTCAATACAAATGGAAGCTAGAGACATTGATAATCGACTCGCACTCGAAGCGCTCGGCCTGACGCACGCCAAATATGAGCAGGAACTTGAGAGCTCTTTCCTGACACATCAGACGAAACTCGACCGCGTTCAAATTGAAAAAATGGAACATCAAAGATGGATGTACAACATCGTTATTGTTTTGTTGCTTTGTGCTGCAAGCTTTACGGTCTTGATAAACAAAACGGTTCGCGCAAAAGCAGCAATTGATGGCTTAACGAAAGCATATAGCCGAACTGAGATAATTCGAAGAATCAAAAGAGTGAAACGCTGTAAAGGGTCGGACAAACAGCATGTGCTCGTGCTGCTCGATTTAGATAAGTTTAAGAAGATTAATGATCAGCATGGGCACCCTACTGGTGATCGGGCACTGGTCCATATTAGTGATCAAATTAGAAAACACTTAGTGAATGGTGAATTGTTTGGTCGCTTAGGGGGCGAAGAATTTGTCATCATGTTAACCGATACCCAACCAGCAGAGGTACGAGAACGCGTTGAAGAGTTGCACTACGCAATTTCAAGCACTGTCTTCTTATCAGAAAGCAAAAAGTCACTTAATGTGACCGCGAGTTTTGCTTATCTAGCAACCTCAAACGCATTAAGTGACTTTGATGACTTGTATTCAGTGCTTGACCAAGCGCTCTATCAAGCCAAAAGCAACGGTCGAAACTGTATTATTGATGCATATAACGAACCCATTGATTTGCCTGAGATTATTTATTCTCAGCCTGTTTGCGAACCAACTCAGCCATAA
- the queC gene encoding 7-cyano-7-deazaguanine synthase QueC, with amino-acid sequence MKKAVVVFSGGQDSTTCLVQALKEYDEVHAITFDYGQRHRLEIEVAESLSKELGVKAHKVMDVTLLNELAISSLTRDDIPVSHELQENGLPNSFVPGRNILFLTLAGIYAYQIAAETVITGVCETDFSGYPDCRNDFVKAMNSALVQGMDKQLDIKTPLMWLNKAETWALADQYSALELVRNKTLTCYNGIVGDGCGDCPACELRKVGLNDYLGDRESIMAELVRKQAENK; translated from the coding sequence ATGAAAAAAGCAGTGGTAGTATTCAGTGGTGGTCAAGACTCAACAACGTGTCTTGTTCAGGCATTAAAAGAGTATGATGAAGTTCATGCTATTACGTTTGATTATGGTCAGCGCCATAGACTCGAGATTGAAGTTGCGGAGTCGTTGTCGAAAGAGCTTGGTGTGAAAGCGCACAAAGTGATGGATGTGACTCTGTTGAATGAACTGGCTATCAGCTCTCTGACTCGTGACGATATTCCTGTGTCTCATGAGCTGCAAGAGAATGGGCTGCCGAACTCATTCGTTCCTGGTCGTAATATTCTATTTTTAACTCTAGCGGGTATTTACGCTTACCAAATCGCTGCTGAAACCGTGATTACCGGTGTGTGTGAAACAGACTTTTCTGGTTACCCTGATTGCCGTAATGACTTTGTGAAGGCGATGAACTCTGCACTTGTACAAGGTATGGATAAGCAGCTTGATATCAAAACACCGCTAATGTGGTTAAACAAGGCTGAGACATGGGCGCTAGCAGACCAGTACTCAGCACTTGAGCTTGTTAGAAACAAAACACTGACTTGTTACAACGGCATTGTTGGTGACGGCTGTGGCGATTGCCCTGCATGTGAACTGCGTAAAGTTGGCCTTAACGATTACCTCGGTGATCGCGAAAGCATTATGGCTGAGTTGGTTCGCAAACAGGCTGAGAATAAATAA
- the queE gene encoding 7-carboxy-7-deazaguanine synthase QueE → MYKINEMFETIQGEGVFTGVPAVFVRLQICPVGCSWCDTKQTWEALPEDETSLGDIMVKTEDSPTWSAIDAQGIVNEYIKQGYTAKHIVITGGEPCIYDLVPLTEAFEQHGCRCQIETSGTSEVKATSNTWVTVSPKVAMKAKLEILDSALQRANEIKHPVGTSKDIEQLDGLLERAAVPSDTVIALQPISQKDRATQLCIDTCIERNWRLSIQTHKYLSIA, encoded by the coding sequence TTGTACAAGATTAATGAAATGTTTGAAACCATTCAGGGTGAGGGCGTGTTTACTGGCGTTCCCGCTGTTTTTGTTCGTCTGCAAATTTGCCCAGTGGGCTGTTCTTGGTGCGATACCAAACAGACCTGGGAAGCGTTGCCAGAAGATGAAACCAGCCTTGGCGATATTATGGTTAAGACAGAAGATTCACCTACTTGGTCAGCAATCGATGCTCAAGGAATCGTGAATGAATATATCAAACAAGGTTACACTGCGAAGCACATTGTGATTACTGGTGGTGAGCCGTGCATTTATGATCTTGTTCCTCTTACTGAAGCATTTGAGCAGCACGGTTGTCGCTGTCAGATTGAGACTAGCGGAACATCAGAAGTTAAAGCCACATCTAACACTTGGGTTACGGTGTCACCGAAGGTGGCGATGAAAGCGAAACTGGAAATTTTAGATAGCGCTTTACAACGTGCTAACGAAATTAAGCATCCAGTAGGCACAAGCAAAGACATCGAACAACTTGACGGTTTATTGGAGCGAGCTGCGGTTCCTAGCGACACTGTTATCGCTCTGCAACCAATCAGCCAAAAAGACCGCGCTACTCAACTTTGTATTGATACCTGCATTGAGCGCAATTGGCGCTTATCAATACAAACTCACAAATATTTGAGCATCGCATAG
- a CDS encoding Cof-type HAD-IIB family hydrolase, with protein MYKLIALDMDGTLLNSEKVISQENKDAIAKARAAGVKVVLASGRPLEGMQNKLDELSIDGEDDFVLFYNGSMVQNVSTKEIIHSEISNGKAANEIAALAEQLGGYVHAFSKIHGLITPENNEYTGIEARINGLDITEFDFSQLEDDHEIIKTMIVAEPSKLTEIIGKLPQELKTQFTIVQSAPFFLEFLNPNSNKGVGIEAIAKHLGIKAEEVICMGDAENDHHMLEYAGLGIAMENAMEETKKLADHITASNDDHGVAVAIEKFIFNS; from the coding sequence ATGTACAAACTGATTGCTCTTGATATGGATGGCACACTACTCAACAGTGAAAAAGTGATTTCTCAAGAGAACAAAGACGCAATCGCCAAAGCACGAGCTGCAGGTGTGAAAGTGGTTCTCGCTTCTGGTCGCCCTTTAGAAGGCATGCAAAACAAATTAGATGAGCTTTCGATCGACGGCGAAGATGACTTTGTACTCTTCTACAACGGCTCTATGGTTCAGAACGTATCGACAAAAGAGATCATTCACAGTGAGATCAGCAACGGTAAAGCCGCAAATGAGATTGCTGCCCTTGCTGAACAGCTTGGTGGTTATGTCCATGCTTTCAGCAAGATCCACGGCTTAATCACACCTGAGAACAATGAGTACACTGGTATTGAAGCGCGTATTAATGGCTTAGATATAACCGAGTTCGACTTTTCTCAACTAGAAGATGACCACGAAATCATCAAGACCATGATTGTCGCTGAACCAAGCAAGCTGACTGAAATCATCGGCAAGTTGCCACAAGAGCTTAAGACTCAGTTTACTATCGTACAAAGTGCACCATTCTTCTTAGAGTTCCTAAACCCAAATTCAAATAAGGGTGTCGGTATTGAAGCGATAGCTAAGCATTTGGGTATTAAAGCGGAAGAAGTCATCTGCATGGGTGATGCTGAAAACGATCACCATATGCTTGAATACGCAGGCCTTGGCATTGCAATGGAAAACGCAATGGAAGAAACCAAGAAACTGGCGGATCACATCACAGCGAGCAACGACGACCATGGTGTAGCGGTCGCGATTGAGAAGTTTATCTTCAACTCATAA
- a CDS encoding bifunctional NUDIX hydrolase/phosphatase PAP2 family protein, which produces MVIRYLLVFILSLLSTTSAWANNTLPDHIAGALCVVRADNQIVLVDELITGQLSLPGGTVVSGEPPAVAAQRETWEEAGLSVTVGDVLGYTDSAVVFDCISDSEVISYKARNELGGFELPIWFAPHYGVEVSRAMLLPPTELQDHQYRYPEQWSEINELFLSATDQPVTYVTELVGAAPKVHQVELNWIVSLQNTFDKMPSVFANTVLLTDLLAKPWVFIVILPLIAWYFGRNFALKFGFTLISVTLLTLIAHQGFGFPRPHAYLPTLKLVMSSGYSFPSLLAALWVSLTLLVFWKLKRLLEQKAILVVLAGLLWIMLFKSYSGSAFFSDVLMGGVLGALTTWHIVRLDAKPDVDISALLSSKGVWWALCLLSIVLTVIWPLPTFSFWVAILMTIACLVTLTDSKPLVGQFSFKIVLGVMAMLLAGNLLISWAGSFVSFSGIASFIIETLRFPILILFGVVAFRLPWKRE; this is translated from the coding sequence TTGGTTATTCGATATTTATTAGTTTTCATACTGTCTCTTTTGAGTACTACTTCCGCTTGGGCAAATAACACTTTGCCCGATCATATCGCGGGCGCCTTGTGTGTAGTACGGGCTGATAACCAAATCGTGTTGGTTGATGAGTTGATCACAGGTCAATTGTCTCTGCCGGGAGGCACTGTGGTTTCTGGTGAGCCGCCAGCCGTTGCGGCGCAACGTGAAACGTGGGAAGAGGCGGGTTTGTCAGTAACGGTCGGTGATGTACTGGGTTATACCGACAGTGCCGTCGTGTTTGATTGTATTTCTGACTCGGAAGTGATCAGTTACAAGGCTCGAAATGAGTTAGGTGGCTTTGAGCTGCCGATTTGGTTTGCTCCTCATTACGGCGTGGAAGTCAGCCGAGCGATGTTACTTCCTCCTACTGAATTACAAGATCACCAATACCGTTATCCAGAACAGTGGTCTGAGATTAACGAGCTGTTTTTATCTGCGACAGATCAACCTGTGACGTATGTGACTGAGCTGGTGGGCGCAGCACCCAAAGTCCATCAAGTTGAATTAAATTGGATTGTGTCACTTCAAAACACGTTCGATAAGATGCCAAGCGTGTTTGCGAATACTGTGCTTTTGACTGACTTGTTGGCGAAGCCATGGGTTTTCATTGTGATATTGCCGCTAATTGCTTGGTACTTCGGCCGTAACTTCGCGTTGAAGTTTGGCTTCACTTTGATCTCGGTGACACTACTTACTTTGATCGCGCACCAAGGTTTTGGTTTTCCACGTCCACACGCTTACTTGCCAACATTGAAGCTGGTTATGAGCAGTGGGTATAGTTTTCCAAGTCTGTTGGCTGCTTTGTGGGTTAGTTTAACCTTGTTAGTCTTTTGGAAACTAAAGCGCCTCTTGGAGCAAAAAGCTATTCTGGTAGTACTCGCTGGCCTGCTGTGGATCATGCTATTTAAGTCTTATTCAGGCAGTGCGTTTTTTAGTGATGTATTAATGGGTGGCGTATTAGGCGCTTTAACGACGTGGCATATCGTGAGATTAGACGCGAAACCGGATGTTGATATTAGTGCTTTATTGAGTTCTAAAGGTGTTTGGTGGGCATTGTGCTTACTGTCAATTGTTCTCACGGTGATATGGCCACTGCCAACATTCTCATTCTGGGTGGCGATTTTGATGACGATTGCATGCCTAGTGACGTTAACAGACTCGAAACCTTTGGTTGGTCAGTTCTCATTCAAGATCGTTCTTGGAGTGATGGCGATGTTGTTAGCGGGAAATCTGCTGATTAGCTGGGCTGGAAGCTTTGTCTCTTTCAGTGGTATTGCTTCATTTATTATTGAAACATTACGTTTCCCAATCTTGATTCTGTTTGGCGTGGTGGCATTTCGTCTGCCATGGAAAAGAGAGTAA
- a CDS encoding GNAT family N-acetyltransferase has protein sequence MNVTLRAAKHADLEQLNELMFDLHHHHHLASPEHFKTAEEIEQEKSIARYLDDPECLVYVALKGELIVGFISGHFCELISTVSKPVQMGSVDELFVLPEYRKADVAQMLFNRVESTFEDYGVAQVFVEVWDFNSPAKDFYQKMGFTPHIQWMRKALHKT, from the coding sequence ATGAATGTCACCTTAAGGGCCGCAAAGCACGCGGATTTGGAACAACTTAACGAGTTAATGTTCGATCTCCACCATCACCACCACCTTGCTAGCCCAGAGCACTTTAAAACGGCAGAAGAGATTGAGCAGGAAAAAAGCATTGCACGATACTTGGATGATCCTGAATGTTTGGTTTATGTGGCATTAAAAGGTGAGCTCATTGTTGGCTTTATCTCCGGACATTTTTGTGAGCTTATTTCTACCGTCAGTAAACCGGTTCAGATGGGCAGTGTCGATGAGCTTTTTGTGTTGCCGGAATATCGAAAAGCGGATGTGGCTCAAATGTTGTTTAATCGCGTTGAATCTACTTTTGAAGACTATGGTGTCGCACAAGTCTTTGTAGAAGTTTGGGACTTTAATTCACCTGCCAAGGATTTCTATCAAAAAATGGGGTTCACACCTCATATTCAATGGATGAGGAAGGCTTTGCACAAAACGTAG
- a CDS encoding glycine zipper domain-containing protein → MKFTKPFLLATLIVTLSGCASPAMDNENENAARNRGAVGGALLGATAGALTGDASLAVKGAALGGVTGGVAGSMKDTDDARNAQRTQVTADGLAQDNRTDAEKRVAEVEAEIKLIELEQQLADLKEEKEEKEDNGA, encoded by the coding sequence ATGAAATTCACTAAACCTTTTCTTTTAGCAACACTGATTGTGACTCTTTCTGGTTGCGCATCACCAGCAATGGATAACGAAAATGAGAATGCAGCACGTAATCGTGGTGCTGTAGGTGGTGCTTTACTAGGAGCAACAGCAGGCGCTCTAACTGGAGATGCGAGTTTAGCGGTGAAGGGCGCTGCATTAGGTGGTGTTACTGGTGGCGTTGCGGGTTCAATGAAAGATACGGACGATGCAAGAAACGCACAACGAACCCAAGTTACTGCTGACGGTCTAGCGCAAGACAATCGCACCGATGCAGAAAAACGAGTTGCTGAAGTTGAGGCTGAAATTAAGCTTATTGAATTGGAACAACAACTTGCTGATCTCAAAGAAGAGAAAGAAGAGAAAGAAGATAACGGTGCATAA